The Sphingobacterium lactis sequence ACCAACTGATGCATATTTTATGTATCGCGCCAATTATGCACCAAAGGAGGATCCTATGATCTATATTTCTTCGCATACCTGGCCGAATCGATGGCGCGAACCAGGAATTAAAAATAATATTCGAATCTATTCCAATTGCGATGAAGTCGAACTTTTCAATGATATGAATGACCTATCCCTTGGAATTCGGAAACGTGGTAAAATAGGAACCCATTTTGAATTCAATGATGTTCTGATTAAATACAATGTGCTGTATGCCGTGGGTAGAATCGATGGTAAAGTGGTGGCACGAGATACTATAGTTTTACAGCTATTACCTCAAAGTCCCAAATTCACCAGCTTATTAGATTCAAATTCCACTGTTCTTCAGGCGCAACCAAATCTACATTACCACTATAGGATTAATGCGGGAGGACCGGCATATACCGATGGTTTTGGACAGGTGTGGTCGGCCGATCGGCCTTATGATGGCAGTTCTTGGGGATCCGGGTCATGGACGGATGATTTCAAAGAAATTAATCCCATTTTTGCTAGCCAAAGGAGAGTATTTGATCCTATTCGAGAGTCGTCGGATTGGGACTTGTTCCAGACCTTTCGTTATGGATTGGATAAAATGGGTTATACATTTCATTTGCCAAACGGACAGTATGAAGTTGAGCTCTATTTTGCAGAACCTTGGATAGGTACAGGCGGGATTTTGGATGGATCGGGGAGAAGGGTTTTCGATATCGCATTAAATGGACAAACTGTAGAAGAAAGATTGGATATTTGGAAGGAAGTGGGACATGATCACGCGCTTAAAAAAAGCTATACGGTTCAAGTAACGGACGGAAAATTAACTATTGATTTCCCGAAGATTCATGTCGGGCAAGCAGTTATCCATGCTATAGCTATTGCAAGCAGGACTAAGCCTTCGCATTCATCCCTTCATGAGCACTATAACTTGACAGCAGACTCCACACCATTGTTGGGATTGAATAGCTGGTTGGATATAGGGACGGTATACAATGTAGCCAATCAAAAATCCATTTTTCAATTGGCGTCCATACTCTACGGAAGTGATTATTTTCAGGTGGATCCAGCAATGAAACAGGTCAACCTTCAATTCAAGCATCCAACGAATTTCTATGTTATCGCAGATACAAAACAGGAAGGGTATGAAGATACCGGCGAGCAAGTGGTGAATAGTGAGGGTGGTGTCTTTTCGGTTTACCGGAAAATTTTGAAACCCAATGAACCATTTACTTGGAAACGGCAATCGGGTGAAGAATTCTTTGCGTTTCAACGGTTGAGTGGAATTGAACCTGCCTATGACTTGAAAAAAACAGTAGGTTACAAAGCTAACCAAACTAAGATTTATTCGCACGTTAAACGTGTGAATTTCCAAGAACAAGAGCGATTGCAATTTGAAAAGTCAAGCGGTAGTATGGTGGGCTGGGAGATATCCGTCGGTGTGGCTGATGTGTATGCATTGACATTTAAGTATCACAATGCTGGAAATACACCGAAAAAAGGATGGTATGAGGTGCTTTCTTTGGATGGGACGATTTTAAAAAGCAAAACACCTGTAATATTTGAACCGACACGATCGGGAAAATGGAACTACCTTAACGAAAATACCAGTACCATGATCAATGCTGGCAGCTATATCGTTAAGATTTATTCAGAAGATGCGGAGGGCATTTACATCGATAATTTGGATGTGCAGTAAATTTATGGAAGGAGCAAAAGCTTAGAATTAAGCTTTTGCCCTATTCAAGTATTTCTTTTTATAATCCATTGGCGTCATCCCTGTAACGCGTTTGAAGTGCCGATAGAAATTGGAAACGTTATTGAATCCACAATCGAAGCATATTACCTCCGTGGGAAGGAGGTTTTCCACAAGCTGCCTACAGGCATGACTGATCCGTATTTCAATTAAAAAATCATAATAGGTTTTCTTTGTCATCATTTTAAAATAACGACAGAACGAGGTAACACTAAGGTGTGCAATATTGGCAACCTCCTCCAGAGAAATATCCTTTTTATAATTTGCATGAGTAAAGTTGAAAACATCGTTTAAACGTACGCTGTCTGATTCATTCGAATGATGGAAAGCACTTTGTGTGTTAACTATAGTTTCGTACTCATCACTTTCGGCAAGAATCTGTAATATAGAAAGTAAGGAGATTACCCGTCCCATTCCTTCTTCGTTTACACATTTCCGCATTAAATCAGCAACTTTCTCTTTCGTTGATCCCTTGAACAATAATCCTTTTTTTGCCCGTTCAAATAAACGAGGTAACATATACATTTCTGGAAGTCCCAACAATGGTTTTCCCAAGAAATCGGGGAGAAATTGAAGAACGATCGCTTCAATTTGATAGTTTGGATCATTTTTATAATACTCTTCATTACAACGCCAAGCATGGGAAAGCATACTTCCCACCAGAATGATCTCATCCGGTTCAAACGTACTAATGTTATCACCAATAAAACGGATTCCTTCACCACGAATGGTATAATGTAATTCCAACTCTTCATGGTAATGCCACACGTTTCCAAAATTTGGCATTACATCATGTCGTGCCAAAAAGGAATTCTCATACTGTACAGGAACCTTCCTAAATAATGGTTTCATAGGCAATGGTCTTTAAACTGATAATCAGAATTTAATAATGGAAATAGGTTTATATTTCTAACACTTAAAATTACGAAAAAAAACTGCTTTTCTGGGAATAATCATGTAACAGGATTATGGGAATTAATGGAAAACAAGGAGCTATGGGGCCACTGGTTTGGGGTGGAGATGGAAATGACATGTATTTCAGGTGAATCACAGGAAATTAGTAATCCTATTTCATAAAAGTTTCTATACCTTCCCATTTCCTCGTAACTTACATCATGACAACCAAAAAGACAATCGCTATCGATATGGACGGAGTGCTGGCCAATAATATGCAGCATTACCTAGACTACCATTTTAACGAAACCGGAGAGCGCATTTCCGCAGCGGATATTCAAGGCTTACCTGAAATCAGTTTTCTTCCGGACCCGAATGCCGTTCGCAGGCATCTCCAACAACCCGGTTTTTTCCGCACCCTGCCCATCAATCCCGATGCTCAAGAAGTAGTCAGGGATTTGAATGAAAGGTTTCATGTCTTCATCGTTTCTGCAGCCATGGAATTTCCATGGAGTCTGAACGAAAAATATGAATGGCTCGCCGAACACTTTCCCTTTCTCAACTGGCTGCAATTTGTTTTTTGTGGTGATAAAAGTATCATTAAGGCCGATTACCTGATTGATGACCACGTAAAGAACCTTCAGACTTTCGAAGGGGAACCGTTGATTTTCTCCTGTTTTCATAATATCAACGAGTCCGGATATGAGCGTATGGCCGATTGGAAGGCAGTAGCGCAGTACTTTTCAGGGAAATAGGACTTGATGAAGTAAATAAGGGCATAAGACTAATCGTCTGACCTGGATAAGGTCTGATCCAGTTAGGAATGAAGAGGCTATTTGGATTCGTATTTGTTCTCACGCAATCCATATCTGCTGATGAGAAACATTTCGACGATGGCTAATAGGCTGCCCCAAAAACCATAATGCGCATCCAAGGCATCCCTAGTATTCAGCCAGGGCAAAACATATTCATAGAGGTAATTGAAAAGGACAACCGCAATGCCCAAAAGAAGGACTTTCCAGAACCGCAATCCAACGATGAGCCAAAGAAATCCAATTCCCGATATGAGCAAATAAGCGATCGCAAAGTTCGAAATATGAAGATGAAAATCAGGGAAATAATCGCTGATTGCTTGAAACCGTAGGCTTTCATATTTCCGTGCAAAGAAAAGGATAAACACGCAGATAAAGAGTGCAAAATGGGCAATGGAGGCGAGCAGGGTAGGTCTATATTTCAAATGCATAGGTTGGAAGATAAGAAATTAAGGCTTAATCCAAAAAATTGGGCATAAAAAAGCCACTGGTCTATTGGATTACCAACGAAGGACCAGTGGCATATTTTGGGATTATGGGTTTACAGATTACGAGACGGCAACCTGATATTCAGGTTTTGCCATGGCCGGATCTTTCTGCAGGATGACAGTCAGGACACCTTCTTCGTAACTTGCATGGACATTTTCCACAAGGACCTGATCCTGTAATTGAAATGCCCGCTCAAAAGCCGATGCTGGTTGTTCCTGATAGATATATTTCATACCCGGTTCCAATTCCGAAGCAGTACAGGAAATGGTCAACACCTGGTTTTGGATGCGCACCTGAAATTGATCCTTCCTTTTCCCAGCAGCAAACAATTGCACCTGGTAAAATTCCTCATTCTCGGCAATATTTACGGGATGAATACTCCTTGCACTATTGCCGTCCTGAAACAACCGCTGTTGTAAGCGATCGAATTTTCGCTTAAAATGATTCCGACAAGCGTCGCTACCGAATTGTTGACCTACATTTTGATATTCTTTTCTAAACATGATTTCTTGAGTTTAATGGATTTAATAAATGGGGATAATGGTTGCCTTAGTCTGGTGTGTTGTTCCGATTATCGGAGAAATGGCCAGAGAAGGGGAGCCTTGTGCAAACTGTGCTCTTTGGGTATGAAGGTAGTGTTGTTCCAACATTCTTCTTTTTCGGATCCGCGACATCACGAACGCGCCGATGCCTACAACGACTGTCCCCAACAAGAGAATCTTAAATAATGCGCCAATAATGAGGCTGAATATCCCGACCAGGGCTGTGATGACCAATAATCGGGGAAGTATAAAGTGAATCTTATTTTTCATTTCTTTTTTAATTAAATTGTTTAAAGGCCTTTGCTGTAGTAGACGGGTACAGCTCAACTTTTACCTTAAACTTTTTTTATTTTTTTCCCCAATTGGTATTAGTCCCGAAAACCACAGGCACCGAAACGTTTCTTCCATTCAGTGCGTAGACGTTCGCGCTCTTCTTCACTGAGGTCGTCACGTTCTGCGATTCGCCTTTCCATCCGGCGGCGCGCATTTCCAAAACCGCCCGGTCTGCCGGGGCCTCTGCCAAATAATATTTTAGAGATCGCAAATAAGCCCAGGGCTTCCCAATAGGAAATCGCACGGAGACTGAATATATCCGTTATCAGGGTATTCCATAGGTACTGTAGCAACGCAATCAATAAACTGAAGAGTACAATGATCGCTAGGATGACAAATGCTTTTTTCCCTTTTCTTTTTCCTTGCATAAATCTGTTCATATCGGTATTTCTTTACTGTTTTAATTCATCATATAAACTCCTTAACCGCAAACGGAGATGCTTGACTGCATATCCCTTTCGGCTAATGATAGTCTTTAGGTTTTCGCCTTCCTGGTCCGCTATTTCCTGTAGCGTCATTTCCTCCAGTTCATTCAACATAAATACTTTTCGTTGTTTCTCTGGAAGTTCCTCCAATGCCTTCATCAGTTCGTCCCAAAATATATCCTTGAACATCTTCAATTCAGGGTTTTCGGTTTCATCAGCTGCCAGAAGATGCGCAATGGCGAAGGACTCATCGTCCGCATCGGGATACAGGTCGTCCAGGGATTCGGTTTTCTTTTTACGGTAACTGTCGGTAATCTTATTGCGCGTAACGGAGTAGAGCCAAGCACCCGCATTTCCGAGGTCATCAATGTTGGTTACCCTGGAGAATTGATACCATACCTCTTGCAGGATATCTTCCGCATCCGAGGTTTTAGAAACACGTGATTTTACAAAACGCAGCAATTGACCGCCATAGGTCTTGACGATTTCTGAAAATGATTTGGAGGAGGTTGATCCCATTGCTTCTTGCTCTGCGCTGTCCATGTAAAGATAGACGAATGAAAAGAAGTTTTACTTTATTGGTTTTGTGAAAATTTTAAAATTTTATTTGAGACAGTTTCCGAGTTGCAAATCGATTATAAATACTCTCCAAATTGACTTAAATATTCATATGTTTATTGCTTATATGGTTGGTTTTAAGTGGGATAGGTGTAAAAAAAAATAAGCCCGCCGATTTGCTCGGCGGGCTTAAAGAATATACTTGTTTCAACTTATCGTTTCACATCAAAGCGATCGGCATCCATAATTTTTGCCCAGACCTTCACAAAATCCTTCACGAATTTTTCCTGTGCATCGCTAGAGGCATATACCTCTGCAATTACGCGAAGTTCTGCATTCGAACCGAATACCAAATCTGCACGAGTACCTGCCCACTTCGGTTGTCCGGTTTTGCGGTCTGAACCGATATACAATTCCTTGTCTTCGGAAGCAGCCTTCCAAGACGTGTTCATGTCCAATAGGTTGACCAAGAAATCATTGGTCAGCTGACCAGGACGGGTTGTGAACACACCGTTCTTGGAACCGTCGTAGTTCGTGTCCAGAACGCGCATACCGGCAAGGAGAACTGTCAATTCCGGTGCAGAAAGATTCAACAATTGAGCTTTGTCGATCAAGAGTTCTTCGGTAGAAGAGGAGTACTGTCTCTTTTTATAGTTTCGGAAACCATCTGCAATCGGTTCCAGGAATGCTACGGACTCAACATCAGTCATTTCTTGAGAAGCATCCATACGACCTGCCGTAAAAGGTACTTTTACCGAAACGCCAGCATCCTGCGCCGCTTTTTCTACGGCTGCATTACCTGCCAGAACGATCAGGTCGGCAAGGGAAACCTTTTTGTTGCCCACTTGACTTCCATTGAAATCATTTTGGATCTGTTCCAATACGGATAGTACTTTTTGCAATTGCGCCGGTCTGTTGACTTCCCAATCCTTTTGAGGAGCCAAACGAACGCGTGCGCCATTGGCACCACCACGCTTGTCGGAACCACGGAACGTGGATGCGGATGCCCAAGCTGTCGAAACCAATTCAGCAACCGAAAGACCGGAGGACAAAATTTGATTCTTCAGGCTTTCAATATCTGATTCGTCAACGACATCATGGTCCAATTCAGGAATCGGATCCTGCCAGATTAAAACTTCTTCCGGAGCATCCGGACCTAGGTATAGCGTACGAGGCCCCATATCGCGGTGGGTTAGTTTAAACCACGCTCTAGCAAAGGCATCGGCAAAAGCATCGGGATTTTCGTAGAACTTACGGGAAATCGGTCCATAGATCGGATCAAAACGTAACGAGAGATCCGTAGTCAACATGGTTGGCTTCCGTTTTTTATTGGGATCAAATGGATCAGGGATCACATCATCGGCATCTTTGGCTACCCATTGATAGGCTCCAGCGGGGCTCTTTGTCAATTCCCATTCGTAGTTGAACAAGTTTTCAAAGAAGTTATTGCTCCATTTTGTCGGCGTTGTGGTCCAGATTACTTCCAATCCTGACGTGATGGCATCGGCACCAACACCTGACTTATATGTACTTTTCCAGCCCAAACCTTGCTCTTCCAAACCTGCTGCTTCTGGTTCCTTTCCAACACTGTCTGATGGCCCGGCACCATGCGTTTTACCAAAAGTATGGCCACCAGCAATCAGCGCTACGGTTTCCTCATCGTCCATGGCCATGCGGCCAAAGGTGTCGCGGATATCTTTAGCAGCCAATAACGGATCTGGATTGCCATCAGGTCCTTCCGGATTCACGTAGATCAAGCCCATCTGAACGGCAGCCAATGGATTTTCCAGGTTTCTGGAATGGTAATCGCCATCGGGTTTATCATCACCGGAAAGTACACCGTGATTTTTCTCTTCCACACCTTCAGAACCACCGTGGGCATAACGGATATCGCCACCCAACCAGGTCGTTTCCGAACCCCAATATACATCTTCCTCAGGTTCGAAGGCATCTTCACGTCCACCTGCAAAACCAAAGGTCTTGAAGCCCATGGATTCCAATGCAATATTTCCGGTCAGGATCAGTAGATCCGCCCAGGAAATCTTACGTCCGTATTTCTGTTTGATAGGCCACAATAAGCGACGTGCTTTATCCAAACTTACGTTGTCTGGCCAACTGTTCAATGGGGCAAAGCGCTGCTGCCCCGTTCCGGCACCACCGCGACCGTCACCGACACGGTATGTTCCTGCAGAGTGCCAAGCCATGCGGATGAATAGACCTCCATAATGGCCGAAATCTGCGGGCCACCAATCTTGAGAATCCGTCATTAAGGCATGTAAATCTGCCTTAACAGCTTCCAAATCCAAGGAGTTGAATGCTTCAGCATAATTGAAATCCGCATCCATCGGGTTGGATTTTGTAGCATGCTGGCGCAATAGACTTACTTTAAGCTTCTTTGGCCACCAATCGGTGTTCGTTGTTCCGCCGCCGGCAACCGTCATTTTCTGCTTGCCAGTTCCGTTGCCATTCCCGTTGTGGAATGGGCATTTACTGATGTCATTTGATCCGTTATCCATATCTCTTTGTTGTTAAGTGGCACTGTTTCTCCATGGTGCCGTTGGTTATATATGATTCACTAATTATTTACGTATCCAGTGGAAACTTCTTCGTTTCTCTCTTTAAATTTAGTTAAAATTAGATAAATAAAATCGAATAAGTTGATTGTTTTTGATAGATTCTATCTATGATTCATAGAGATTTTTTCAATCATTCATAAGAGATAATTGCGTACTCGCGCAAAGGGATACTAGGAGTTCAATAGCCATATATACCAGGGAATAACATTGGTAAACAAGACTTTATAAGCGAATGACAATCCGTTCGCCAAGCTCCGGTTTCAATTGCCAAGCTGTATTAATGTCTTTCAGGTCCATTTCCAGGGTTTCTATTTTGATCTTTCCAGCAACTGCCAAGGCATAGACCTCAGGTAGGAGTGTGGTAAAGAACAATTGCTGTTCCTGATGGTTCCAGCTTCCCAATCCCGACCCCATGATTTTCAGATCTGTACTGCGCAGAAGAGCGGATGGGAGGGTGATGTCGTCACCAGACATGGCACCGACATTGACAAAAACCTTGGGATATGTGTATGTTCCTTTTCCAGTCATGAACTTTAAGATGGATTCGGCAGAGTTCCCCCATAGGTAGTCAATTACGATGTCGATCTGGTGGGAAGTAAATACTTCAGCCAGGCGTTCTTCGAAATCGTTCTTATCTTCTGTCAATGGAATAATGATATCAGCACCTAGCTGTTCAACCGTTTTTAAAGAGGTCAAATTCCGACCGGTAGCAATGATGGTTCCCGCGCCATAATACTTGGCCATCTGTACGGCTATCTTTCCCGTAACCCCAGTAGCACCATTGATCAATACCGTATCGCCAGGTTTGATCTGCGCTCGGATTTTCAAGGCCATGACTGCACCCATGGCAGCGTTTGGAATTGCTGCAGCGCGAATGACATCAAGTCCCTTCGGAACAGGAACCAGCGCATCTTTCTTTAGGAACGCAAATTCGGCCATGGTTCCATTCAAACCAAAACCATAAACCAAATCCCCATTTTCCAATGTACCGACACCATCCGATCCGACAACCTTAGGCTTCCACTCACCGTGACCTGCCGAATAATGCTTGCCGCTGGCTTGCATCTTATCCAAATTTTTAATTGACACCGCTTGCATCTTGACCAATGTGCCGTTTGATAGGTCGTTTTCAGGTTTTTCCAAATTTTCTACATAGGTTGGTAATTCACCCTGCTGTATTACAACTGCTGCTTTCATGTGCTGTATAATTTATATGTTCATAAAGCAATATTAATTCATAATGTTTCATTAATGATTGATGTATGTTAATTATTGTTGAACTGAGTGAATTATTTTATTGTGGGTAAAGGCCTAGCCAGTAATTATTTTATATCTTGGAAAAAAAATGAAACGTATGCACCTTCAAAAAGTTACCCAATTGAAAGCCATTCTTGACGTTCTGCAACTGGCCGAAAAATTGAAATTTGAACTTCGACACAGTTGGCTTTCCAATGGAAGACAAGAAAGTGTAGCTGAGCATACCTGGCGCATGTCGCTTATGGCCGTGCTGTTGGAGCCACTTTTGGAACACCCTGTCGATATGGTTAAATTGTTGAAAATGATAATTATCCATGATCTGGTTGAAGCAGAAGCGGGTGACGTATCTGTCCTGGATCAAATCCGAAATCCAGAAATAAAGAAGATAAAGATTGAAAACGAAAAAAGGGCAATCTTGAAAATTCGTGATATGCTTTCTACTTCTATTGGGCAGGAAGTTTATGATCTATTCTACGAATTTGAAGAGAAGCAGACGTATGAGGCTAAAGTAGCCAATGCCATCGATAAGCTTGAAGTGCAATTGCAGCATAACCATGCTGAACTAATAACTTGGGAAGATATTGAATATGAACTCTCTTTTGTAATTGCCAAGCATGTTGAATTCGATGAAACCATTACGTTATTGAAAGATTTGATTGAAAAACAAGCCGCTGATAAAATGGAGCAAGCCGGTAGGAATGTCGACGAGATTCGGAAGCGGTCGGAAACATTGTTCAAATAGATTTTCTGAATCAATTATATACGAAAAAACAATTCAATAGGAATTCATCCTGAGGTACGATTCCATAACGCCGTTCTTAGAAAATGATCGGAATTATGGGATTTTTATTTTCTGCACTAACATCTGACTTTCCTGTCAGCTAAACATCTAATTCTTTTCAAATTCATATCCAACTTCGTTACATTGTAATCATTTTTATAATGATAAAATCTTGATTACCATATATTTTGCTTGGACCTTGTCTGAGGTGAGAGCGTGGTAAGAGCGTACTGAGAGCGTGGTGAGAGCGTGCCTATAACACGTCTCCACTACGGTTAAACTACGGCCGCACCTCGGACGCATGTCAGACAAGGTCTAGGGAGCATCAATACAGATATTATTAGTTGGAAAAATTATGATTGTAATAGGTAGATCGCTTATTTTTTGGAAAGTACACAATGCCAGAGCGTGTTGGCATTTCGCTTTCCATAGTAAATCAATAAAATTTTTGAAAATTCACCAATTATGGCCAAAGAGGCAGGGAGAAAATAGGTGATTGGGATTATGATTTCAATATAGTTATTTAATAGGGCAATCCAAAATAAATGAATCCCAGAAAAAAATATCCAAGCGCAATATTTAGAAGGTAATAACCCGCCATAGGTCTAACTACTACCTACTTATTACTAAATACAAAAGCTCGTCGAAGACGAGCTTTTCAAGTACCTAGGGCGGGAATCGAACCCGCACTCCTTTAACAGGAACAGGATTTTAAGTCCTGCGTGTCTACCAGTTCCACCACCTAGGCAACTGAGCGAAAGACGAGATTCGAACTCGCGACCCCAACCTTGGCAAGGTTGTGCTCTACCAACTGAGCTACTTTCGCTTGACGTGGTGCAAATATAGCCAGATTTGGGAGAGTTGAAAAATTTTATCCTTGGAATTCCTGCAATGTCCTTGTAATGTGCGTAATAATTTTATTGCTTTAACTGTATTGCATAGTAAAAACATCGTTTTTAGCTTTAAAATTGCCTATTTTCGTGGCAAATTTGATGGTATGCAACGTAAACTTATAGCCTTCCTCATCTGCTGCTGCTTCTTGACCATTGCCAAAGCGGAATCCTATCCCGAGGTTGTCTTCGACAATAGCCTGGTGAAGGGTTCGTATGCGCGCAGTACGGTCAACTATTCAGGAAAAAGCTGGGTAGAGAACGTGCAGAAAAGCCTTTTGGTATCGGATACTTTATTCTTTACACCTGGGAACGCGCTTTCCCTACGGTATATATCAGCAACTGACGGTGACTGGGAGGTATTGGTGAAATACAGTCGCCAAAAGTTCCACTATAGGGTATCGCTTGACGATGTGCTCAGCATGAAGATCTTTGTAGCCAGTGGACATACCAAAGCAGAGATGCTGCCCTCCATTGCCATTCAGCAGGGCGATAACCAATCGGTTTCCATCCGATTGGCCGATTTTGTGGAAGACTTCAACCACAGCAACTGGTTGAGCGTAAAGATCCCGGTAAAGGAATTTGCAGGAATCAATATCGATGATGTGATATCAGGGATTGTGCTCCGACAGCATCAGACCGGGAAAAGTACCCATCAGCTGTTTTTGGATCAGATTGAATTTCTGCCGAGTGCATACCCTACAACTTCGCTGACCTCACCGGCAGTACTGACGAAGGCGACTGCCTATGGTAAACATATCGATCTGCAATGGCAGGTGCCCCTAACACCGAGCATCCGCTATGTAAAAATATACCGATCTGAAGACAACAAGGAATTTAAAGCGGTAGCCATTCGACCGACCTATATGTTGAGTTGCTTGGATTATATTCCCGTTCTGGATAAGAAATACTATTATAAAATCGCTTGGGTGGATTACAACTACCGGGAGTCTCCATTTTCGGAGGTTCGGGAAGTAACACCTGTGGAGATCGGTGAGGACGGTCTGTTGGATCTCATCCAATTGTCCAACATCAATTACTTTGTCGAGAATTACGACATCAACTCCGGTATGTATATGCCTTTCCGGATGAAGGACAAAGCGCCTGTATCCATTCGGGAGACAGGGGGAGCTATCTTGAGCCTTTTGGTGGGGGTAGAGAAAGGTTTTGTGAGTAAGCCTTTGTTTATGAGTCGCCTGAAACGGATCGTAGGGTTTCTGGAAAAAGCGCAAAACAATAAAGGTTTCTTCCCGACCTATTTTGACGGGCGGAAAGGTTTGCCTATCTACCTTGATGGACAACCGCGTTATGATATTGTGGCCACCACATCATTGATAGAAGCGCTCTTGGTAACACGACAATATTTAAGCGGCGACGCCGCGGAGGAGAATAAGCTTCGTGGGGATATCACCAAGCTGTGGGAGCGTTTGGATTGGCAGGGGATAGCCTATCAATCCGATCCGTTGGTGTTAAGGTCGGCAATTGACATGGTGGATGAATATGTAAACCATGAACCATTGGTGGGGATCAATGTAGGGTTGAATGCCTATATGTTGGCCATTGCATCCACCAAATCCAGGCTGCCAGCGGAAGCTTTTGCCAATGCTTTGGAATATCGCTTTGAACGACCGCGGGGGATGAACCGTAATTCCTTGCGCCGCTTAGGCATGAATGCAGCTGGCAATGTTGCCGATAGTGTGCAGGCCATGCTGCAGGGTGGATATCCAGAACTGAAGGTGGAAGGTCGCGATTCGGTCTACAAGGTTTCAGCGGCAGCCGACACCATGATGTACGGATTGGAATTGCCATTCGGCGCCTTTTCGGGAAGCCTATTGGAGATGTACAGGCCATTCAATACTATCAATCCAGATCTGGCCAAACTGAAAAAATATGATCTTAAGGATATCCTGAACCGCTACACGCAAATGGTGAAGCGACGGGACAATGAGATCGGGGTAGGAACAACAAATGGTGATATCTGGGGGTTCTACCAGCACCGCGATACCGTTGGAAGTTTCCGGGTAAAT is a genomic window containing:
- a CDS encoding malectin domain-containing carbohydrate-binding protein, coding for MHEHDTSAFGDFEKRNFEEKNGWKAVDVPHNWDQYDGYRRLIHGNVHGYAWYRKKFKTPKSGKGKRYYLFFEGVGSYATVWLNGKRVGYHAGGRTTFTLDVTDAILKAGEENILAVRADHPAEIRDLPWVDGGCSPERGFSEGSQPLGIFRPVSLIVKNEVNIIPFGMHYWNDEQISSQKAAIQQTVEMINTTDRSRKISVRSRLLDQKGREIQQFQDHVEIGPGKEHQYRLSTFNVSNPTLWSTENPYLYRIETTLIENKKILDQVVAPYGIRKISWPKGLKPNGTNQLFVNDKPIFIHGIAEYEHKFGNSHAFSEEEVLARVSEMKSLGFNSFRDAHQPHNLRYQAYWDQHGVLLWTQMAAHIWFDNPSFRANFKKLLKQWVRERRNNPSVFLWGLQNESTLPEDFAAECTALIRELDPTASIQRLVTTCNGGSGTDWDVPQNWTGTYGGHHNTYAEDLKRQVLVGEYGAWRSLELHAEPPYLPNHNIYSEERFTEILETKLRLADSVKDETIGHYQWLWTSHDNPGRVQGGEGYRDIDKIGPVNYKGLLTPWLEPTDAYFMYRANYAPKEDPMIYISSHTWPNRWREPGIKNNIRIYSNCDEVELFNDMNDLSLGIRKRGKIGTHFEFNDVLIKYNVLYAVGRIDGKVVARDTIVLQLLPQSPKFTSLLDSNSTVLQAQPNLHYHYRINAGGPAYTDGFGQVWSADRPYDGSSWGSGSWTDDFKEINPIFASQRRVFDPIRESSDWDLFQTFRYGLDKMGYTFHLPNGQYEVELYFAEPWIGTGGILDGSGRRVFDIALNGQTVEERLDIWKEVGHDHALKKSYTVQVTDGKLTIDFPKIHVGQAVIHAIAIASRTKPSHSSLHEHYNLTADSTPLLGLNSWLDIGTVYNVANQKSIFQLASILYGSDYFQVDPAMKQVNLQFKHPTNFYVIADTKQEGYEDTGEQVVNSEGGVFSVYRKILKPNEPFTWKRQSGEEFFAFQRLSGIEPAYDLKKTVGYKANQTKIYSHVKRVNFQEQERLQFEKSSGSMVGWEISVGVADVYALTFKYHNAGNTPKKGWYEVLSLDGTILKSKTPVIFEPTRSGKWNYLNENTSTMINAGSYIVKIYSEDAEGIYIDNLDVQ
- a CDS encoding AraC family transcriptional regulator, with amino-acid sequence MKPLFRKVPVQYENSFLARHDVMPNFGNVWHYHEELELHYTIRGEGIRFIGDNISTFEPDEIILVGSMLSHAWRCNEEYYKNDPNYQIEAIVLQFLPDFLGKPLLGLPEMYMLPRLFERAKKGLLFKGSTKEKVADLMRKCVNEEGMGRVISLLSILQILAESDEYETIVNTQSAFHHSNESDSVRLNDVFNFTHANYKKDISLEEVANIAHLSVTSFCRYFKMMTKKTYYDFLIEIRISHACRQLVENLLPTEVICFDCGFNNVSNFYRHFKRVTGMTPMDYKKKYLNRAKA
- a CDS encoding 5' nucleotidase, NT5C type, producing the protein MTTKKTIAIDMDGVLANNMQHYLDYHFNETGERISAADIQGLPEISFLPDPNAVRRHLQQPGFFRTLPINPDAQEVVRDLNERFHVFIVSAAMEFPWSLNEKYEWLAEHFPFLNWLQFVFCGDKSIIKADYLIDDHVKNLQTFEGEPLIFSCFHNINESGYERMADWKAVAQYFSGK
- a CDS encoding Hsp20/alpha crystallin family protein, whose product is MFRKEYQNVGQQFGSDACRNHFKRKFDRLQQRLFQDGNSARSIHPVNIAENEEFYQVQLFAAGKRKDQFQVRIQNQVLTISCTASELEPGMKYIYQEQPASAFERAFQLQDQVLVENVHASYEEGVLTVILQKDPAMAKPEYQVAVS
- a CDS encoding RNA polymerase sigma factor, encoding MDSAEQEAMGSTSSKSFSEIVKTYGGQLLRFVKSRVSKTSDAEDILQEVWYQFSRVTNIDDLGNAGAWLYSVTRNKITDSYRKKKTESLDDLYPDADDESFAIAHLLAADETENPELKMFKDIFWDELMKALEELPEKQRKVFMLNELEEMTLQEIADQEGENLKTIISRKGYAVKHLRLRLRSLYDELKQ